CCACCGCCATGATCCATTGTTCATCGGCGATGGTTCACGCTTCAGTCAACGCCCGATGAGTTCATCAGCAAGCCGCTCGGCCAGCTCCTCTGCCGATGCGAGGACTGCCGGCGAGACAGCTTGACCAATCTCAAACGTGGCTCCTTCGATGCCGTAGACGATCAGACGAGGCGGAAGCCGATCAAGCGTTCGCGCTAATTCGATCGCCTCAGCCACATTGAACCCATGCGTCGAACAGCCGAAGCAGTGAACCGGCATTGGTTGTTGGTGGGCATTGAACCGGTGCAGTGTTCCCGGCCGAGCTCCTGATTGAACGGCATCAATGATGATGACCTCATCGGCTTCGGCCCACGTCTCCATCAAAGCAGCGCCGTCAGTCTGAGCTTCGACAATCGTCACGCCAGG
The window above is part of the Blastocatellia bacterium genome. Proteins encoded here:
- a CDS encoding hydrogenase maturation protease, producing MSEKQHPIRIIGVGHQFRGDDAVGLIVAQRLRAVCPPGVTIVEAQTDGAALMETWAEADEVIIIDAVQSGARPGTLHRFNAHQQPMPVHCFGCSTHGFNVAEAIELARTLDRLPPRLIVYGIEGATFEIGQAVSPAVLASAEELAERLADELIGR